A window of Nocardiopsis sp. Huas11 genomic DNA:
ACGGAGCGACCTTCTCCACGCGGTCCACCGGATCGCGCTCGTAGATGATCCGCGAGTTGCTGGAGATCGCGCTGTTGAGCAGGATGTTCGGTTCCTGGTACTTGATGGCGTACAGCACCCGGTCGAAGAAGCTGCCCAGTTGGACGCCGCCGTCACCGGTGTAGTTGTTGTAGGCCTGCGAGGTGCTCGGATCGCCGCCCTCTCCGCCGTCCTCGGCGGGGGTCTCCTCCGCTGCCGGGGCCTCCTCGGCCGCGGGGTCCTGCTCGTTCTCGGAGTCGGCCGGAACCCGGGCCTCGTCGGCGGAGGGGCTGGGCGAGGCGTCCACCGCGTCGTCCAGCGTGGGCACGTCCTCGGTCTCGTCCTCGGCGTCGAGGGGGTAGTCGTACTCCTCCTCGGCCTCGACGATGACGTAGTCGGCGCCCTCGCGGCCGTAGTAGATCCGCGGCTCGTACTCGCCCACGACGTCGCTCAGCTCACCGCGCGGCGGGATGTTGTACTCCGTGAAGACCGGACGGCCCTCGGCGTCGATCAGGTTGCCGGCGGCGGCCACCATGCCGTAGCCGTGCGTGTAGATCAGGTGCCGGTTGAGCCAGTTGTCCTGGTCGTCGGGCGGACCGTCGAGCTCGCGGACGGCCACGATCGTGTCGATCAGGTTGCCGTTCTCGTCCGGGTAGCGGTCGACCTCCAGCACGTCCGGGAACTGGTAGAAACCACGGACCTGCTGCATCTGCTGGAAGGTCTGCGACACGACCGAGGGGTCGGCCAGACGGACGCTGGGGATGTCGTCGGCCGCGGCCGACAGCTCCTGCGGCGTCAGCTCCGTGGTGGCGTCGTAGGTCTCGACCTCGGCGCCGGCGATGTCGTACGCGTCGCGCGTGAACTCGATGTTGCGCTCGATGTACGGGCTCTCCAGGCGCTGCTCGTTCGGGCCGACCTGGAAGCGCTGGACGATCTCCGGGTAGGCCACGCCCACCAGCACCGCGGACAGCACCAGCAGTCCGAGGCTGGCCATGGGGACCATGGTGTTCTTGAAGTAGATGTTGGCGAAGAACAGCACCGCGCAGATCACGGAGATGACCGTGAGGATCACCAGGGCGGTCGAGACCGCGTTCACATCCGTGTAGGAGGCACCGAACGTGTAGCCGCGTTCGGAGAAGACCAGGCCGTAGCGGTCCAGCCAGTACGATCCGGCGCGCAGCAGCACGAAGATGCCGAGCAGCACCGACAGGTGCACCCGGGCCGCGGGAGTGGCGCGCTGGCCGGAGTCGTTCTGCAGGCGGACACCGCCGTACAGGTAGTGCACGATCACCGCGGCGATGAAGGCCAGGATCACGGCGGCGTAGAGGTAACCGAGGAGGATCCGCAGGAACGGGTAGGTGAACGCGAAGAACGCGATGTCCATCCCGAACTCGGGGTCGGCGGTACCGAAGTCCACGGAGTTGACGAACTGCAGGTAGGAGCGCCAGTCACCGCCGGCCGCCGCTCCGGCCAGCAGGGCGAGGGCTCCGACCGCGATCCAGAAGAAGAGCTTGCGGTGGGGGTCGATGGACTGCCGGTAGCGGTCCAGTCCCTGCTGCTCCAGGCTCATGGGCCGCACACCGGGGCGGGCCCGGTAGGCGAAGAAGATGCTGGCGCCGACGATGATGGCCATGACCAGGGCCGCGACGGCGAAGAGCAGGATTCGCGTCCACAGTTCCGTCATGAAGACCGTGGAGAATCCAACGGCGTTGAACCACTTGTAGTCGGTCCAGAAGTTCGCGGCGAACATCAACGCCGCGATGATGACGACCACGGTCGCCGCGACTGGCGCGAGCAACCTTGATCGGCGAGGCATACGCGCAGGTGGTGCGCCGGGCGATCGGAAGCTCACGCCTCCCCCTCGTTCTGGCTTGGTAGGTGCGTTCGGTGCGCGTGGGGCGCCTTCAACACTGAGAACTTATGCGGTGGCCGCCGGGTTCCCGAAATCACCCCGCACCCGGTGACAAGGCGGCATCGGTGGTGTATCAG
This region includes:
- a CDS encoding UPF0182 family protein produces the protein MVVIIAALMFAANFWTDYKWFNAVGFSTVFMTELWTRILLFAVAALVMAIIVGASIFFAYRARPGVRPMSLEQQGLDRYRQSIDPHRKLFFWIAVGALALLAGAAAGGDWRSYLQFVNSVDFGTADPEFGMDIAFFAFTYPFLRILLGYLYAAVILAFIAAVIVHYLYGGVRLQNDSGQRATPAARVHLSVLLGIFVLLRAGSYWLDRYGLVFSERGYTFGASYTDVNAVSTALVILTVISVICAVLFFANIYFKNTMVPMASLGLLVLSAVLVGVAYPEIVQRFQVGPNEQRLESPYIERNIEFTRDAYDIAGAEVETYDATTELTPQELSAAADDIPSVRLADPSVVSQTFQQMQQVRGFYQFPDVLEVDRYPDENGNLIDTIVAVRELDGPPDDQDNWLNRHLIYTHGYGMVAAAGNLIDAEGRPVFTEYNIPPRGELSDVVGEYEPRIYYGREGADYVIVEAEEEYDYPLDAEDETEDVPTLDDAVDASPSPSADEARVPADSENEQDPAAEEAPAAEETPAEDGGEGGDPSTSQAYNNYTGDGGVQLGSFFDRVLYAIKYQEPNILLNSAISSNSRIIYERDPVDRVEKVAPFLTTDSSPYPAVVDGKVVWIVDAYTTSDGYPYANRIDFTQAVTDTFTDGTAQQVGTLPGNEVNYIRNSVKATVDAHDGTVTLYAWDEEDPVLQTWMGAFPGIMTDRDEMSDELLDHVRYPDDLFKVQREIMREYHVTDAASYYGGQDFWSVPTDPTNETETSEPPYRQTIRFPGEEDPNFSLTSTFVPRGRENIAAFMAVDSNPNSDDYGQLRLLELPRSTVIFGPGQVQNAFDSDADVREVLLPLEQSNAEVTRGNLLTLPFAEGLLYVEPLYVQAGGGGAASFPLLQQVMVGFGEEVAIGSNLQDALNNLFAEGEAPLEEDGEEPAEEPSEEEPAEGGSGEDSPNQDLTDALNEAVEAWEDAQESQDEADERLREALEAIEESMNE